From a region of the Argiope bruennichi chromosome 8, qqArgBrue1.1, whole genome shotgun sequence genome:
- the LOC129980713 gene encoding protein unc-93 homolog A-like produces MEIPNQNASFSKLRIIKNLTAISISFLLMFTACDGLVMLQTTMNKEEAIGTVGQAVIHITYGISSLLLSSYVSKKLGSKSTQLLGMIMYLPYVAANFYPSWITLVPSAVITGVVCTLLWGAQCTYFNECSVLYRDVTDDSTDYIPSPVITYRSGKGEIKELSAKDFLQEAEKSLNSQGDCENSLKTSPSFHLPSNKRSEPGSETESNRQCSERTSKKTTEYVQDFENINSETINNHKLSEDIQAIEEKENKPFALHTKNKMENNHNQKSKSLSAVNSLFFGFHGLAYCSAQVWSNLISFYVLASEHTENYHKTSNCSCGADFCNTDQECVNSMIEEVPSDIRQYYTGLCFACGILAVLLIWIFVDHLEKSKKQVSLSWNHIFATVKFIRNKEQLFIIPLTICTGMVQAFYMADFTKSYIACSWSTSHIGLVSVFYGITSALSSMISGVLNRLIGRRIVLICCQIINIVSLVLLYLWTPDAQQPIMFYLAGGIFGFVIGIFHSQTKALYGVFFQGEEETAYSSCNMYSSIGWALPFVYSEFFCTSIKLYIMFTISCLGLLGYLLAERSFSRRKKQNETFK; encoded by the exons TATCTATATCATTTCTATTGATGTTCACTGCTTGTGATGGTTTAGTTATGCTCCAAACGACTATGAATAAAGAGGAAGCGATAGGCACGGTCGGTCAAGCTGTCATACATATTACTTATGGAATTTCGTCTTTATTACTTTCTAGTTATGTTAGCAAGAAACTTGGCAGTAAATCAACTCAGCTTTTGGGAATGATTATGTATTTGCCCTACGTTGCAGCAAATTTTTATCCTTCGTGGATTACTCTGGTGCCGTCAGCCGTCATCACCGGTGTTGTTTGCACTTTACTTTGGGGAGCTCAATGCACATATTTCAATGAATGCTCAGTTCTCTATAGAGACGTTACAGATGATTCCACTGATTATATTCCAAGTCCTGTGATCACCTATAGATCTGGTAAAGGAGAGATAAAAGAACTATCTGCAAAGGATTTCCTGCAAGAAGCAGAAAAAAGTCTAAACTCTCAGGGAGATTGCGAAAACTCTCTAAAAACTTCTCCATCATTTCATCTGCCATCAAACAAACGTTCTGAACCTGGAAGTGAAACAGAATCAAATCGACAATGTTCTGAAAGAACTTCCAAAAAAACAACTGAATATGTTCaagattttgaaaacataaattccGAGACAATCAATAATCATAAATTATCTGAGGACATCCAAGCTattgaggaaaaagaaaataaaccttTTGCGTTGCATACAAAGAACAAGAtggaaaataatcataatcaaaaGTCGAAGTCTCTTAGTGCTGTGAATTCTTTGTTTTTCGGCTTCCATGGTTTGGCGTATTGCTCTGCACAAGTGTGGAGCAATTTAATCAGTTTCTATGTGCTTGCCTCAGAACATACTGAAAACTATCATAAAACTTCAAATTGTTCTTGTGGGGCAGATTTTTGTAATACTGACCAAGAGTGTGTCAATTCTATGATAGAAGAAGTGCCCTCAGATATCAGACAGTATTACACAGGTTTATGTTTTGCTTGTGGGATCCTAGCTGTGCTACTAATTTGGATATTTGTGGATCACttagaaaaatctaaaaagcAAGTATCTTTATCGTGGAATCATATCTTTGCCACCGTTAAATTCATCCGTAATAAAGAACAGCTCTTTATAATACCCCTAACCATTTGCACCGGCATGGTTCAAGCGTTTTATATGGCTGATTTTACGAAG TCTTATATCGCATGCTCTTGGAGTACTTCACATATTGGACTGGTTTCTGTCTTTTACGGCATTACTTCCGCTTTATCATCTATGATATCCGGTGTGTTGAATAGACTAATTGGAAGAAGAATCGTTTTAATTTGCTGCCAGATTATCAACATAGTGAGTCTAGTCCTGCTTTATTTGTGGACTCCCGATGCACAACAACCTATTATGTTCTACTTGGCCGGTGGAATATTTGGCTTTGTAATTGGAATATTCCATTCTCAAACGAAAG cgcTTTATGGAGTTTTCTTCCAAGGAGAAGAAGAAACAGCCTATTCCAGCTGCAACATGTACAGTTCCATAGGATGGGCGTTACCATTTGTCTACAGTGAATTCTTTTGCACTTCAATCAAACTGTACATCATGTTTACAATTTCATGTTTGGGATTACTAGGATATTTACTGGCTGAAAGGAGTTTcagcagaagaaaaaaacaaaatgaaacatttaaataa